TTGCGGGATGGAATCGGGCAGAGGATTTTGCGTGAAATGCTCTATCAGGCGCATGTATGACCGTGCGCGATGCATAATGCCATCCGGCTTGGGAACGGGGTGATTGAGCAACATGCCTCTCCCCTCTCCACGATAGCCATACCGTTTCCTCACCCCGGCCAACAACAGAATCAGCGCGGAAGAGAACGATGGGGTAAGAATGATGCCGGAATCGAATTTCATTTTCCGCAGGATGCGTGACTGAAAAATAATCGCACCCGGACCGTGCAGTTTACCCGAATCGAGCGGGAGTAAGGAGATATTTTTCATGCGGGCATAAATGGGCTCCGCCCATTGGGGTAACAGAAGCGTTATACGAGTATCTCCTGCCGCAGAAGCCATCGCGGATATGGCCGGGTAGGCCATGAGGCAATCGCCGAGATGATTGGGAACTCTGATGACGATTTCATTCATAAGGTCATTTCACGACATTCTGATCTGGAGATGCAGATCAATCCAATTTCCATCGCCGGTGCGTCCACATCCATTGCTCCGGGTGGCGTCGAATGAGCGATTCAATGCAGGCGGTGTAGGCCAGGGTCATTTCCCGAATATCTGTTTCGGTGTCGCCGGTTCCGGGAGGATAGATAGGGGGAAGGACAATGACATGATGCCGGTTGTAACCCTTGCGGACCAAACCTCCGGCGATAATCGGGCAGCCGATTTTAACCGCAAAGGCGGCGGGACCTTTTGGCGTGGATGCCGGTCTTCCGAAAAATGGAACCACGACTCCGCCCGAGGCGGCATGTTGATCCGACACCACCGCCACCATCCGGTTGGCCCGAAGCGATTTTATGACATGACGGCTGGCGACCCCAATCGGGATAATGCCCACCCCCAGTGATTTTCGAAACGAAATCAGGAGTTCATCGACATTCTGGTTATGTTGCTGGCCGACGAGGAAGTCAAGCGGATATCCGCAGGCGGCCGCCCATCCTCCCAGAAGCTCCCAGTTGCCGAAATGCCCGCTGATTAGCATCGCCCCCTTTCCCTCCCCCAGCACCCGGTCGATATGTTCTTTTCCCTCATGAGTAATCATGGAAAGAATTTTTTCTTTATCGAGGACCGGCTGGCGAGCGAATTCCACCGACGTGCGGGCGACATTGATGAAAACCTCCTTAGTAACGATGCGGACGCGGGTTTCATCCATTTCATCCTTAAAGGCGAGGCGAAGATTATTGCGGGCGATGCGGCGGCGGGAGACAAACGCCAGATAGGCGATTTTTCCCAGCGCAATCGCCATCCAGTCGGCCAGTCGTCCGGGAAGAATCTGCACCGTCCGGGTCAGAACCCAGACCGCGGCATATTCAAGCCCATGGCTTATCTTCATCATCTTCCTTTTCCGGATGGCCGGAATCCCCATAGTCGAAATCGCGCGATTCAAACCGTTCCTCATCCTCCCATTTTCGGAAATACCGCTTGCGTCTCAGGAAATAAAGGATGAAGCCGACCAGCACGACCAGGGCCAGAAAAATCCAGAGATAGATGGTGTCGGCAAAGAAAGTCATCAGGTTGTACCTTTCTTTGAGATATTTGTCAAATTCTTTTTCAAAGTCGCGATAACCGGAGCCGGTCGCGGTCATCAGGGCCTGATCGACCGTTTTCCGCTCTTTTAAACTATCCAGAAAGATATTAAACGTCTCCGGGCCGTAACTGTCCAGAAGATATTTCACGGCCAGATATGATTCGGCATAAGCGGTGGCCGCTTTCCCCTCCGAGAAGCGGTTCAACTGCTCAATTTCGTCCAGCGGCACCAGGGAGCCGAAAATCACGGCGCGGGTTATGGAGATATTTTCGGGCCAGCCCCACTCGGCGGAGACAAACATCGCCAATCCCTCATCAACCCAGCGCGGCGGCGGGACATGACGCAAGCGATTTTCCAGAGCCAGGTGAGCATATTCGTGCTGGAGGAGTTCCCGCAGCGACCGTCCGACTCGAAAATGAGCCGGAGATTTAATGGCGATAAGGCGGCGGTACGGCAGGGCGGCGGCGGCGCCCCAATCGGGAAAAGCGGCGCCGACGACAGCTTTGAAATCCTCCGGGCTTTCGGGAATATATACGGCCGGGCGGTAATCGAGCGAATCGCCCAGGATATTTATCAGGCGGTTACGGGCATTGGAGAAAGCGGAATCGGCAATCTGGACAAAGAGCGGGTTCTGAAAATGATAGACGAAATTCTCCCGCTGAATGACGGTGGTGGTATCAACGGCATATGTAAGAGCGCCGAATAGGAGAAGGAAGCCGAGAAAGAACCTGAACGCCGCTTTCATAAGGCTAAGATAGGAATTTCGTATCAATTTCAAAGCGCTCTCTCAAGAAAAATATCTACTTGACGAAACAGGATAAAGTGGATATCTTATAATGTGAAAGCCGGAAATCCGGGCTTTCGAAACTCTTTGCCATTTTAAGATTGAAGATGAATAAACTGCCGGCTCACATTGTGCCCGCCGCCCTATCTCTGGCGGCGATAATCTGCCTGGGAACCTCAACGGCATTCCCGCAGGGAAGTGGTATCTGTTTTACCGTGGATTCTCTCGCTCCCTGGGCGGCTAATGCACCGGCTCCGATGGATATCGGGCTCTATTACGGCGGTGATACGGTCGCCAATCAGGCGGCGCATCCCGATATTGAGTACTGGCCTGACGGTTTTGGCCCGAGCGGCGGTGCGACAGTTATCGGTGTCAATCGTGACGGTTATCCGGACACGCTGGTCGCCTCGGTTGATACTCCCCGCTGGAAATACTGGATGGTGTTCACCCCTTATGTTTACAGCCAGGCAGTATATGAAGACCCCACTATCCGGGTGAGCAATGTCAAAGAGAGCGGCTGGATTCGCCCCTATGCGATCGGGGATGATCCCACCGACAGCAGCGAGAATTCCGACACGGTTTGGGTAAACGATCCGATATATAATCATTATCACTATCTTGAAAACGGGCATTGTTCGGATCCGGAGTTTGCCTATGTCCCCGAAGAGGGACGCCTGTATGTACTGTTTAGAACCTCGAGCAAGTATACTCACAGAATCTATGTCAAAGCGATTTTCTCGACCGATGGTATAAGCTGGGACGAGACGCAGGCTTTCAACCTTGTGGTCAGCGGGAGTCCGGAACCCTGGAAGGCCTGGGGTCTGGTCTCGCCTTCGGTTTGCCGCGATGCCCCGAACCGCTGGCGGATGTGGTTCGTCGACATTCCCGGCCTCAATCAGGGGTCTCAGATAATCGAGCTGACCGCGCCCAGACTGGACACCACCTGGACGGCAGTGGATACCTGCCTTATTGCGCCGCCCGATACGACGCTTCAGATCTGGCATATCAAAGTTGTCCGTTCGCCGATGGATAGCGCGCTGTACCTTCTGGCGACAATCAACGGCATAGGCTCGACGAGTGCCGAGAAGTTCGGTCAATTTCTGTATGTCAGCCAGTCGGGGGAAGTGTGGAACATGGTAGGGGAAATTCTTCCCAACGGCCCACCGGGCGCCTGGGATAACGAGACCTACCGTTCGACATTTCGGTTCGAGCGCATTAACGGCAGATGGACCATGCCGATATGGTACACCGGCGCGCGCGAAATTGGGCCGGGCCTCTCAGTCTGGGGGATTGGATTTACCACCGCCTATCCGCAATGGGTTCAGGGGGATGTTAATGGCGACTGCAGAATCAACATTTCCGATATCACTTTTCTGATCAACTACCTCTACAAAGGCGGATTGCGGCCGGATGCCAGGTTTCTCGCTGATATTGACGGCAACTGCCGGGCTAATATTCAGGACATAACTTATCTGATTTGTAATCTCTATAAGGGTGGTCCCGCGCCTCGCGCCGGTTGCGAGCAGTGACAGAGTAACGCACTGTACCGCAGATTGTTACGCTTGTGTCGACAAGAACGAACCGGCGATAAAGTAAGCCAACCATATACCAGCGAGATGACTAAATTTGGGTTTGTTTCTTCGTTTTTTAAAATGTACGCGGGATTGGCCTGGTGGGGATTTGGTGCGGCGGGCGCAGAAAGGCTTTCGGACAGGCTGAGGCCCCGCCGGGTACGCGGCGGGCAGTTATGTTTGTGGGACAAGAGGTTAGACTGGAATGGCCGGGTGGGGTGGGGGGAGTTCGTTTCTTCATTTTTGTATTCTTTTGTAGTGATCTTGTAGCGGTTTTGGGGCAAGTGCCACGCCGGTGACAGTTTTTGACAGTGTGAATGGCGATAATTTGCTTTTTTACTTTAGACATATAAATAGCCGTGCTTTCTATTAATAGGGGGAGGAGCCAATTCACCATCGGAGTTGTAGTGATTTTGTTGGGATGGCGATTGATTGTCAAAAAATAGGTGGGGAAAGATTAGGCATGCGCCGCCCGCAAAAAACCAGGAGCACCCGCCGCGGCGGGCGCGCCTGGCCTACAAAACTAAAGTCTGTTGCTTAAGATCACCGAGGAGATAGCAATTGAGTGCATGGGCGGCCATTGACGTGCTCATCAGGTGCATACAATCGCCATAGGGGGTATAGTCGCCAATAGTACGCTCCTTTTGTTCAGGCACCAGCAAAACAGGGGACGACGGCCAACTACTATCATGCAACTGCCATTCAAGTAATATCATAACTTGACGTACGCTAAAATCTGTTTGTATTTTGCCAAGGCTTATTGCCGCCATCAAATTGTTAGCCGCTTCAAAGGGAGAACCTGGTTCTTTTAGACTGATTAATGACTCCCATGTGCTATTACCTATGTTGGACGGAATGCCGCCGCTCGCAGATAAAAATTCCAGATTCCGTGCTGTAGAGTAAGAATCTATTGTCCACCAAAATGACGGCCAGAGCCCATTCGCCTTCCAGATATCCAAACATGCCTGTCTTACTCGGTTTACGATTGCGGTGTCAGCCTCTACTGCAATTAGTGCCATACCTACAACAGGCGTAACATCTGCATGTTCCAAAGCCCAAGAGCCAAATCGTTTGATGTCTAGAAATGTTCGCGCCGCCCCGCTTGAGCTTAAGTAATGCTTTAATGTTGCGGCTGCGTCCATTCCGAAATGACCACCCATTTTGGCAAGAAATCTAAAAGCCCAAGCGGTAGAATCTGCGTCGGTTGCGGTTTCTCGGTTATAACCCCAACCTTTCGCGCCACGTATGGAATGCAGAGCGTTCATGGCTTTATTCAATGCCATAGTGAAGTCCTGTCGATTGGGAGCGGATGCTAGAGACCAGCCAACACAAGCCGTGGTCCAGGCTTCGCTAGCCCCAGAGGGAAGCGAGTAGTCCCGCCAGAAGCCCTCCTGGTTCTGGCAACTAAGCAGGAAAGTCTGCGCTTTAGAAATTGAATCCCTCAAGTTATGTATTCTTAAATCCATGCGGTTTGACATAAGTAGTGATATGCTCCAATCCCTCAACGAATCCAAGGCTGATAAATTCGATTTCAAAACCCCCGAAGCACTCTGTTATATCCTCAAGAAATCCATTCAGTTTCTGGTCATCCAGATTCCAGTATCTCACGAGATCGATGATCAGCGGAATAAGAAGATAGAGTTTATCTCTTTTTATTAACTGGCAAGATATGTCAATTTTTGTTCTTTTGATTTCTGGCTGCATCAGCCGCCCTTTGTCTAAAATGAAGTCGTAACCGAGTGTGACGCTTTGTTGAATGAAAGGTCCGAAAGCATCGGTAAAAGACCTACATACAAAACCAACATCGCGTTCGGAGCCATGTAATTTATTAATACCGGCTTTCAGCATGGATTCATGATTTGGATGTTGCACTCCGACATATAGTCTTATGGCATGAATCTGTTCGGATATGACTAGACCCAATCCCACTGGTATCGCATAAAGTGATATTTGCTCAAATGACATTTTAAGTTGTGCCGCAAGAGCACCTTCACTAAACCAGGTTAAGACATCGGCCAGACGTTGCCACCGACAAAGTGCCTCGTCATAGCGAAGATTCAAATAAAGACGCAATTGGACATCATCTTTCGATAAATCACATCCCAGCCATATTCCGCCCCATAGTTTCCGAGTAGTATCGGCGTCCCAAGGGAAAACACGAGAAATAACAGCGTTGAGGTCGTGCAGGACAAATTCCCATCCCAACTTGTGGAGGAGTTCATCAACGACCCTGAGTGATATGTTTATCTGCTCCAAGACGGTAATTCCCAGTCCGCCAGGTTCAACCAGCATGCGGAATGGCACCACATCCGCATTTCTCGTAGATTTTAGAGAATATACAACCGGTGTACCATCAAGACACATAGATGCCCGACGGAGCTTGGCTTTTCCCTGAAAATCATTCATTAATGAATTAATTAAAGCCCTATGGAGAAGATGGCAGTTTTCAGGCAAGCCATCTTCTCCATACAATTCCGAAGTCCGTCGATCAAAAAATTTCCGGAATCTTTCGTCAGCCATTACGGCGTTTGCTCAAATATATCCACAGTTGCTGGTGATCCCGGCAGACCGGGATTCCCAGGATCTCCAGCAATACCATAGGAATCGCCCCGGTCGCCCCGGTCGCCCCCGGGGTTTCCAGAACCACCATTTCCGCCCCCGCCGGGAGGCCCATTTTCACCTCTAAGGCCGCCGGTCCCGCCAGCACCGCCAGAAAGGCCCGAGCCCGCCGGGTCAGCAACAACATTCGGAAATATGGCACCGGAATCATAGAGGATTACTATATGACCGCCGCTGCCGCCACGCCCACCACGGCCACCATCCCCACCATTACCTCCATTGCCGCCATTTCCGCCGTCGCCTCCACGCCCTTGAGCAGCATGCGGTTCACAGCCCTCGCCACTGCCACCAGCTCCGCCATCACCACCGTGCTGACCTTGCTGTCCGGCACCACCTGTGCCGCCATTGCCACCGTAGCCGCCGTTTCCCCCCTTGTAGTTCAATGTTATTGTCCCAGTTAGAAATGTACTATCTATGGTTACATACGCACCATTAGTTCCAGCTGAACCCTCACCCCCATTTTGGCCGTTCCAACCCGGCGCGCCTTGTCCTCCATTTCCGCCGGCAGCACCATTTGTCGGCGACTCATCTCCCCAGGTGCTGCATTCAGCAGCCCTGCCCGCAGCACCGTTACTGGCTATGGTCGCGGGATCCGGTGCGAGGCCGTTCGCACCATGAGCCCCATTAACTCCATCCACTCCAGAGCCTTCGAACATCGCCATGATTAACCTCCTTAATTCATATTGTTATTATACGTGTTTGATCTGATAAGAATGCAGCTTTGTATTGTTGCCGAGCCTAATGCACCCCGAACCGTATACTATGATATTGGTTATGTATACAGCGGCGAAGTTCCTGAATATGACGACTTCGTTCGGGCAGACAATTAGAGTATCAGCAACAAATGTGTTTAGTCGCTTGGCGCGCTCCAGCATATACTCTATCACACCCTTATATGGGATCTTTGATACTATCTTTTTGTCTACATACCCAAAAAGCAGGTTATGAGCCATATCCTTTACCGCTATTCTTTCGTCAGGCTCCAATTCCTTCAATGACTCTATGTTTCGTGTAGGAAGATGATGCATTTGAACACAGGGCAAGCGATAACAGGGTTTTTCTTTATCGAAAACCCGGTTTGGCACACCGGCCAGTTCTTTAAGTTCGTCGATATTTTTGGGTGATATTGTACGAATATATCTGTCCAACTCCCCGACATGAGGATCAAATTTCCTGATTGGGTCCAGGTAAACAGGCCCTTTGATAACATTGCAAATCGGATTCAGCGGCTTCAACTCTGTCGGTTTCATCCCAAATATCTTCAGCTTATCTTGTAACCACTCGGGTTTCGGTGAAAGCAGATGCTTACGATGCTCGTGAAGAAAATCCTTCTGTTCTTTCATATTATCCTCCATAAGGGTTTGATACACTCCATAAAACTGTTTTCTTCATTTCTGGCGGACCTCCAACTTTCTCAGTTATAGGCGTTCATTTCATTCAAAGCTCCTTAAATCCTGTTGGAT
The Candidatus Zixiibacteriota bacterium genome window above contains:
- a CDS encoding lysophospholipid acyltransferase family protein, whose product is MMKISHGLEYAAVWVLTRTVQILPGRLADWMAIALGKIAYLAFVSRRRIARNNLRLAFKDEMDETRVRIVTKEVFINVARTSVEFARQPVLDKEKILSMITHEGKEHIDRVLGEGKGAMLISGHFGNWELLGGWAAACGYPLDFLVGQQHNQNVDELLISFRKSLGVGIIPIGVASRHVIKSLRANRMVAVVSDQHAASGGVVVPFFGRPASTPKGPAAFAVKIGCPIIAGGLVRKGYNRHHVIVLPPIYPPGTGDTETDIREMTLAYTACIESLIRRHPEQWMWTHRRWKLD
- a CDS encoding dockerin type I domain-containing protein, with translation MNKLPAHIVPAALSLAAIICLGTSTAFPQGSGICFTVDSLAPWAANAPAPMDIGLYYGGDTVANQAAHPDIEYWPDGFGPSGGATVIGVNRDGYPDTLVASVDTPRWKYWMVFTPYVYSQAVYEDPTIRVSNVKESGWIRPYAIGDDPTDSSENSDTVWVNDPIYNHYHYLENGHCSDPEFAYVPEEGRLYVLFRTSSKYTHRIYVKAIFSTDGISWDETQAFNLVVSGSPEPWKAWGLVSPSVCRDAPNRWRMWFVDIPGLNQGSQIIELTAPRLDTTWTAVDTCLIAPPDTTLQIWHIKVVRSPMDSALYLLATINGIGSTSAEKFGQFLYVSQSGEVWNMVGEILPNGPPGAWDNETYRSTFRFERINGRWTMPIWYTGAREIGPGLSVWGIGFTTAYPQWVQGDVNGDCRINISDITFLINYLYKGGLRPDARFLADIDGNCRANIQDITYLICNLYKGGPAPRAGCEQ
- a CDS encoding peptidase MA family metallohydrolase; amino-acid sequence: MKLIRNSYLSLMKAAFRFFLGFLLLFGALTYAVDTTTVIQRENFVYHFQNPLFVQIADSAFSNARNRLINILGDSLDYRPAVYIPESPEDFKAVVGAAFPDWGAAAALPYRRLIAIKSPAHFRVGRSLRELLQHEYAHLALENRLRHVPPPRWVDEGLAMFVSAEWGWPENISITRAVIFGSLVPLDEIEQLNRFSEGKAATAYAESYLAVKYLLDSYGPETFNIFLDSLKERKTVDQALMTATGSGYRDFEKEFDKYLKERYNLMTFFADTIYLWIFLALVVLVGFILYFLRRKRYFRKWEDEERFESRDFDYGDSGHPEKEDDEDKPWA